A genome region from Mycolicibacterium litorale includes the following:
- a CDS encoding cyclopropane mycolic acid synthase family methyltransferase, with the protein MTDSGSGGSGSMKVAYEDVQAHYDISNEFFGLWQDPTRTYSSAYFEREDMTLEEAQLAKIDLALGKLDLRPGMTLLDVGCGWGAMMKRAIEKYDVNVIGLTLSKNQQALGQQILDGIDTQRSREVMLRGWEEFEQPVDRIVSIEAFEAFPKERYKAFFDLCHRIMPDDGRMVLQTIMGHPLKRWPELGVPITMSDLRFMRFIAKEIFPGGSVPCDEDVIEFSTAAGFSVAERDDLTASYVRTLTTWAQSLEAQREQAIAVTSEEVYDRYMRYLLGCADFFNRNVSYVEQFTLVK; encoded by the coding sequence ATGACGGACAGCGGGTCGGGGGGCTCGGGATCGATGAAGGTGGCGTACGAGGACGTTCAGGCCCACTACGACATCTCCAACGAGTTCTTCGGGCTGTGGCAGGACCCGACGCGGACGTACAGCTCCGCCTACTTCGAGCGTGAAGACATGACGCTCGAAGAGGCGCAGCTGGCCAAGATCGACCTGGCACTCGGCAAGCTCGACCTGCGGCCCGGGATGACGTTGCTCGACGTTGGCTGCGGCTGGGGCGCGATGATGAAGCGCGCGATCGAGAAGTACGACGTCAACGTCATCGGCCTCACCCTCAGCAAGAATCAGCAGGCGCTCGGCCAGCAGATCCTCGACGGGATCGACACGCAGCGGTCCCGCGAGGTCATGCTGCGCGGCTGGGAGGAGTTCGAACAGCCGGTCGACCGCATCGTCAGCATCGAGGCCTTCGAGGCTTTCCCGAAGGAGCGCTACAAGGCGTTCTTCGATCTGTGCCACCGCATCATGCCGGACGACGGGCGCATGGTGCTGCAGACGATCATGGGGCACCCGCTCAAGCGCTGGCCGGAGCTGGGGGTGCCGATCACCATGTCCGATCTGCGGTTCATGCGCTTCATCGCCAAGGAGATCTTCCCCGGCGGTTCGGTGCCGTGCGACGAGGACGTCATCGAATTCTCAACGGCAGCAGGATTTTCCGTCGCGGAGCGCGACGATCTGACCGCCAGCTACGTCCGGACACTCACCACATGGGCGCAGAGCCTCGAGGCGCAGCGTGAGCAGGCGATCGCGGTGACGAGCGAAGAGGTCTACGACCGCTACATGAGGTACCTGCTGGGCTGCGCGGACTTCTTCAACCGCAACGTCAGCTACGTCGAGCAGTTCACGCTGGTCAAGTAG